In one Salifodinibacter halophilus genomic region, the following are encoded:
- a CDS encoding cysteine dioxygenase — protein sequence YKAPMECCSMFVPREGEWFQRVDKALETDEAA from the coding sequence TACAAGGCGCCGATGGAGTGCTGCTCGATGTTCGTCCCGCGCGAGGGCGAGTGGTTCCAGCGCGTGGACAAGGCGCTGGAGACCGACGAGGCGGCCTGA